From a single Vitis vinifera cultivar Pinot Noir 40024 chromosome 18, ASM3070453v1 genomic region:
- the LOC100257188 gene encoding early nodulin-like protein 14, whose translation MDTSSMLVVFFTSFLTLLFQLSLSTTVVVDGVSEWKNPIVHVGDSIIFRHRNHYNLYVFQNREAFNLCNFTQATLLTKPNSTSYTWHPSRTGFFYFSFNNGSLEACQQAQKLAIKVQASAKPRDNWATSPALPPRAAPAPTSGGTPTSSPVYPWPFRPHEAAPSSAEPSASPPATVMPDKGAGIPFINSNPAVPLPTGEVDSATIRPVPTSGHGGLVQVKVVQFAAQMSVVCVVLVML comes from the exons ATGGATACCTCCTCCATGCTTGTAGTCTTCTTCACTTCTTTCCTTACCCTACTCTTCCAACTCTCTCTTTCCACAACAGTGGTAGTTGATGGAGTTTCTGAATGGAAAAACCCTATTGTTCATGTTGGAGATTCTATCA TTTTCAGACATAGGAATCATTATAATCTCTATGTTTTCCAGAACAGAGAAGCCTTCAATCTCTGTAACTTCACTCAAGCCACACTCCTCACCAAACCCAACTCCACCTCTTACACG TGGCACCCATCACGGACTGGCTTCTTCTACTTCTCCTTCAACAATGGCTCTCTCGAAGCATGCCAACAAGCTCAAAAGCTCGCCATAAAGGTGCAGGCCTCTGCAAAGCCGCGGGACAACTGGGCTACTTCGCCGGCGCTACCTCCAAGGGCGGCTCCTGCGCCGACTTCCGGAGGCACGCCAACGTCGTCTCCGGTGTATCCATGGCCATTCCGCCCTCATGAGGCGGCTCCATCGAGTGCAGAACCCAGTGCGAGTCCTCCAGCGACGGTGATGCCGGACAAAGGCGCCGGCATACCGTTTATCAATAGTAATCCGGCGGTTCCTCTGCCGACCGGCGAAGTGGACTCTGCTACCATACGCCCTGTGCCCACTTCTGGCCATGGAGGGTTGGTGCAG GTGAAAGTGGTGCAATTTGCAGCTCAAATGAGTGTGGTATGTGTGGTTTTGGTGATGCTGTAA
- the LOC104882680 gene encoding uncharacterized protein LOC104882680, whose product MEIELGLRVSRPSHDAISASLRITKDGPNPLFLYMETDEMFILTANLKGYPREKLKISIDEVGTQIAISGEKVITQMMTVGWIAHKREVEVRRFRKVFRIPDGVVLDGINASFNEEESVLKILMPKSVKGISGVKMEEVKEEDIDGRSYERTRVVADEVPETENPRETLKEEINNVTATDEVEGRLSQAADTEEEPTQLNEGEVPSSQETPAKARKDSDSEAKSRAAEEKSKECEQSPEATESTKVEQDQVTEGAQVEEYNAHEENGGVETHPSQQQPNAEIQEAAQDQTESLKSDHPEEVEGMGNEIPAETDRVDPPEEKVDDRQGSLAPSKKSKLCSPCFFAGSAIVVSIMVLVICLNRPKRR is encoded by the exons ATGGAGATTGAATTGGGACTCAGGGTTTCCAGACCCAGTCATGATGCCATCTCCGCCAGCCTTCGCATCACCAAAGATGGCCCCAATCCTCTTTTCCTGTATATGGAAACTGACGAGATGTTCATCCTCACTGCCAATCTCAAAG GATATCCGAGGGAGAAACTCAAGATTAGTATAGACGAAGTTGGGACTCAGATTGCTATTAGTGGGGAGAAGGTGATTACACAGATGATGACGGTGGGGTGGATAGCGCACAAGAGAGAGGTTGAGGTCAGGAGATTCAGAAAGGTTTTTCGGATTCCAGACGGGGTTGTTCTAGATGGAATCAACGCCAgtttcaatgaagaagaatcggttttgaagattttaatGCCTAAATCGGTGAAAGGAATTAGTGGGGTTAAGATGGAGGAAGTGAAGGAAGAGGACATTGATGGAAGGAGCTATGAAAGGACTCGAGTTGTGGCTGATGAGGTTCCTGAAACAGAGAATCCTAGAGAGACTCTGAAAGAAGAGATAAACAATGTAACGGCAACTGATGAGGTTGAGGGAAGATTGTCCCAAGCTGCTGATACAGAGGAAGAGCCCACTCAGTTGAATGAAGGAGAGGTGCCATCATCCCAAGAAACTCCAGCCAAAGCCAGAAAGGATTCTGATTCAGAAGCAAAAAGTAGAGCAGCGGAGGAGAAATCAAAGGAGTGTGAACAGAGTCCAGAGGCAACTGAATCAACAAAAGTTGAACAAGATCAAGTGACTGAAGGAGCTCAGGTTGAAGAATATAATGCCCATGAGGAAAATGGTGGAGTTGAAACTCATCCATCACAACAACAGCCGAATGCAGAAATTCAAGAAGCGGCCCAGGATCAAACAGAGTCACTGAAGTCAGATCATCCTGAAGAAGTTGAAGGAATGGGAAATGAAATTCCAGCAGAAACTGATCGAGTAGACCCTCCTGAAGAAAAAGTTGACGACAGACAGGGCTCGTTGGCTCCTTCCAAAAAGTCTAAGCTATGTAGTCCATGTTTCTTTGCAGGATCTGCCATTGTTGTATCAATTATGGTGCTTGTTATTTGCTTAAATCGACCTAAAAGAAGATGA
- the LOC100262291 gene encoding probable mediator of RNA polymerase II transcription subunit 26c, translating to MDCDEFRSILESSGVDVWTLIETAVSVASVDYSEEFKGRRDSIVERLYTPVVSRCLNCDRDRIHKPNGDRSVKEKMDQLQDESWIETPESVERDRDGSIDEEQSKILAIKERLEDPDQLEDSLVDLLQSLADMDITFKALKETDIGRHVNRLRKHPSNEVRRLVKQLVRKWKDLVDEWVKLSTPGETTASAIVADGDSPQQNHLKSTSNVHHQVPDFAYSPNPHNGSSGSDKNNVELEPKRKAVPRRETPNKPNQTPPIPTSVALNKQREQKDSLVDEEKLASARRRLHENYQEAQNAKKQRTIQVMDIHDIPKPKNTFFAKNRGGVQAKHW from the exons ATGGATTGCGATGAGTTTCGATCGATCTTGGAGAGTTCGGGTGTGGATGTGTGGACATTGATAGAAACAGCAGTGTCTGTAGCGTCTGTGGATTACAGCGAAGAATTCAAGGGCCGAAGAGATAGCATCGTCGAACGGCTTTATACGCCTGTGGTTTCGCGATGCCTGAACTGCGATCGCGATCGTATTCATAAGCCAAATGGTGATCGGTCTGTGAAGGAAAAGATGGATCAGTTGCAAGACGAGTCCTGGATTGAGACGCCAGAGTCAGTGGAGAGGGATAGAGATGGATCAATCGATGAAGAGCAGTCTAAGATTCTTGCGATCAAGGAGCGCCTTGAAGATCCTgatcag TTAGAGGATTCTCTGGTTGATTTGCTTCAGAGTCTCGCAGACATGGATATCACATTTAAAGCTCTTAAG GAAACTGACATCGGACGGCACGTGAACCGATTACGGAAGCATCCATCCAATGAAGTTCGAAGGCTGGTTAAGCAACTCGTCag GAAGTGGAAAGATCTGGTTGACGAATGGGTGAAACTGAGTACACCTGGGGAAACTACAGCTTCTGCAATTGTTG CTGATGGAGACTCTCCTCAACAGAACCACCTGAAAAGCACCTCCAATGTTCATCACCAG GTACCTGATTTTGCATATTCTCCAAATCCACACA ATGGAAGCTCTGGTTCTGACAAGAACAATGTGGAACTTGAACCGAAAAGGAAGGCAGTTCCCCGAAGAGAAACTCCAAATAAGCCAAACCAAACGCCTCCCATTCCTACTTCTGTTGCTCTAAAT AAACAGAGGGAGCAGAAAGACAGCCTCGTAGATGAAGAAAAATTGGCTTCGGCTAGAAGGCGGCTTCATGAGAATTATCAGGAAGCTCAAAATG CAAAAAAACAGAGAACAATTCAAGTGATGGATATTCATGACATTCCCAAACCCAAGAATACATTCTTTGCCAAGAACAGGGGAGGCGTTCAGGCAAAACATTGGTGA
- the LOC100262305 gene encoding G-box-binding factor 4 produces MVSPKVMASSSSRNSDLRRRSSSKSVASDQGKSGLGSMTVDGLLRNVYSAAPPSESTLVDAEITLVDSGTGAMAELEGAPAAKTVDDVWREIVAGGGGRRECKEEVEDDMMTLEDFLAKAGAVEEEGEDRDVKVPLVTQRLSGGIFAFDPVPPSPITPAQVEGSVIGFGNGMEIVGGRGKRRAPVLEPLDKAAQQKQRRMIKNRESAARSRERKQAYQVELESSAVRLEEENEQLLKEKAERSKERLKQLMEKIIPVVERRKPARVLRRVRSMEW; encoded by the exons ATGGTGTCGCCGAAGGTGATGGCGTCTTCATCTTCTCGCAATTCGGATCTAAGACGTCGTTCCTCGTCGAAGTCCGTGGCTTCCGACCAGGGGAAGTCGGGACTCGGTTCGATGACGGTGGACGGCCTCCTCCGCAACGTCTACAGCGCCGCTCCCCCCTCAGAGAGCACGCTCGTTGACGCGGAGATCACGTTGGTGGACTCCGGGACGGGAGCGATGGCGGAGCTGGAGGGGGCGCCGGCGGCGAAGACGGTGGATGATGTGTGGAGGGAGATCGTGGCGGGAGGGGGTGGTAGGAGGGAGTGTAAGGAGGAAGTTGAGGACGATATGATGACTTTGGAGGATTTTCTGGCGAAGGCAGGGGCGGTGGAGGAAGAAGGGGAGGATCGGGACGTGAAGGTTCCCCTGGTGACGCAGCGGCTGAGCGGAGGGATTTTCGCTTTTGATCCCGTGCCGCCGAGTCCCATCACGCCGGCGCAGGTGGAGGGTTCGGTGATAGGGTTTGGGAATGGAATGGAGATTGTTGGGGGAAGAGGCAAGAGGAGGGCGCCTGTCTTGGAGCCCTTGGATAAGGCGGCTCAGCAGAAGCAGCGCCGGATGATCAAGAACAGAGAGTCTGCGGCCAGGTCGAGGGAGCGGAAGCAG GCATACCAAGTTGAATTAGAATCATCAGCAGTAAGACTGGAGGAGGAGAATGAGCAGCTATTGAAAGAGAAG GCTGAGCGTTCAAAAGAAAGGTTAAAGCAG CTCATGGAAAAAATTATCCCAGTTGTGGAAAGGAGGAAACCAGCCCGCGTCCTCCGAAGAGTTCGCTCCATGGAGTGGTAG